In the genome of Mixta calida, the window CGACGCAGCGCTTCCAGCTGCTCTTCGCCTTCGATATTCATTTCGGCCGCCAGATCTTCGCGGCTGGCCGGTTTTTCACGTTTTTCTAAATGCGCGAGAATAAACTCGCGACTGGGAATCGGGTTTTCGTATTTTTCAGCTTCTCTTTCCTGAAAAGGGTCTTTTGACATAGCGGTTCCTCCGTTGTCAGCAGCCGGCCAGCGTTGAAGCCTCAGGCGCCGGCAGCAAAATTTTATAAAGCGGATGGTTATCCCTCACCAGGTCGGCCAACGTATAATTATCCAGCTCCCGCAGGAACTGTTCTGTCGCCGCGTTCAGCGCCTGTCGCAAACGGCAGGCGGGCGTAATAGCGCAGATATCACAATTCACCAGCTGCAGCGGCTCCATTTCACGTACAACCTGTCCGACAACAATTTCCGAGGCGGGTTTACCCAAACGAATGCCGCCGTTTTTACCCCGTACGGCGGCGACATAGCCCAGACGGCTCAGCTGGTTAATAATTTTAACCATATGATTGCGCGACACGCCGTAGGTGTCAGTAACCTGGGTGATGTTCGTCATCTGGCCGGCCGGTAATGCCGCCATATAAATCAGGGCGCGTAGGCCGAAATCGGTAAAACTCGTCAACTGCACAATAACCTCGGTGAATTTCCGGTGAATTTCATCCGCTTAGGATAATTATTATCTAATGATGATAAACCAGCCCATTAAATTGAGGGCATTTTTTTAAGCAAGCCGGATTTCAGGAAAAGCGATAAGCAAAGTGGGCGGGAATAAAGAGCGGAGCGCCTGCTGTAACACAGAAGATAAAGGCCGGACACTGTCCGGCCTTTCGCGCAATCAGGCGTCAAACGGATGACGCAGGATCATGGTTTCGCTGCGATCCGGGCCGGTAGAGATAATATCAACCGGCACGCCCGTCAGTTCTTCAACACGCTTAATATAATCGCGCGCTGCCTGCGGCAGAGCGTCAACCGATTTCGCGCCAAAGGTGCTTTCGCTCCAGCCTGGCAGGGTTTCATAAATCGGTTCGATGCCTTCCCACCCTTCCGCGGCCAGCGGCGTAGTGGTAACTTCGCGGCCATCCGGCATACGGTAGCCCACGCAGATTTTAACCTCTTTCAGGCCATCCAGCACGTCCAGCTTCGTCATGCAGAAGCCGGACAGGGAGTTAATCTGCACCGCGCGGCGCACCGCAACCACGTCCAGCCAGCCGGTGCGACGACGGCGGCCGGTGGTGGCGCCGAACTCGTTGCCTTTTTCACACAGGAATTCGCCAACGTCATCAAACAGTTCTGTTGGGAAAGGACCTGCGCCGACGCGGGTGGAGTACGCTTTGATAATGCCCAGCACGTAATCCACATAGCGCGGACCGATGCCGGATCCTGTCGCTACGCCGCCTGCGGTGGTGTTGGAAGAGGTCACATACGGATAGGTGCCGTGATCGATATCCAGCAGCGTGCCCTGCGCGCCTTCGAACATGATCAGATCGCCGCGCTTACGCGCGTTGTCCAGCAGGTCGGACACGTCTACTACCATGCTGGTCAGGATATCGGCGATATCCATGACATCTTTCAGTACGGTGTCGTAATCTACCGCCTCTTCTTTGTAGTAATGCACCAGCTGAAAGTTGTAAAAATCAACGATCTCTTTCAGCTTGGCGGCGAAGGTTTCTTTATTGAAAAGATCGCCCACGCGCAGGCCGCGACGGGCCACTTTATCTTCGTAAGCCGGGCCGATGCCGCGACCGGTGGTGCCGATCGCCTTCGCGCCGCGCGCTTTCTCGCGCGCCAGATCCATCGCAACGTGATATTGCAAGATCAGCGGGCAGGCTTCAGAGAGTAACAGACGTTCACGTACCGGGACGCCACGCTCTTCCAGACCTTTCATCTCTTTCATCAGCGCAGCCGGAGACAGCACAACGCCGTTACCGATGATGCTGGTGACGTTTTCACGCAGAATGCCAGAGGGAATTAAGTGGAGAACGGTTTTTTCACCGTTGATGACAAGCGTATGACCCGCATTGTGGCCGCCTTGATAGCGCACAACGTATTTAGCGCGCTCTGTCAGAAGGTCAACAATCTTACCTTTGCCTTCGTCACCCCATTGGGTGCCCAGTACGACAACGTTCTTACCCATTTTCTTGAAACCACCGATTGCTTAAAAATGGATTCTACCACCATGATTTTCCACTTTCAGCACTTTTAGCATACGATTGCGCAGTTTTTTGATCGAGATTTGGCCTGCGTCAGGTTACCGTTTTAGCGCCTGTTTGCGCTGCGCCTGGATATAGGATTAACTGCCGCCGTGCACACTCAACATATAGTAAATCACCGCGCCAGCCACCACTAACCCGCCGCCAAAGC includes:
- the nsrR gene encoding nitric oxide-sensing transcriptional repressor NsrR, giving the protein MQLTSFTDFGLRALIYMAALPAGQMTNITQVTDTYGVSRNHMVKIINQLSRLGYVAAVRGKNGGIRLGKPASEIVVGQVVREMEPLQLVNCDICAITPACRLRQALNAATEQFLRELDNYTLADLVRDNHPLYKILLPAPEASTLAGC
- a CDS encoding adenylosuccinate synthase, whose amino-acid sequence is MGKNVVVLGTQWGDEGKGKIVDLLTERAKYVVRYQGGHNAGHTLVINGEKTVLHLIPSGILRENVTSIIGNGVVLSPAALMKEMKGLEERGVPVRERLLLSEACPLILQYHVAMDLAREKARGAKAIGTTGRGIGPAYEDKVARRGLRVGDLFNKETFAAKLKEIVDFYNFQLVHYYKEEAVDYDTVLKDVMDIADILTSMVVDVSDLLDNARKRGDLIMFEGAQGTLLDIDHGTYPYVTSSNTTAGGVATGSGIGPRYVDYVLGIIKAYSTRVGAGPFPTELFDDVGEFLCEKGNEFGATTGRRRRTGWLDVVAVRRAVQINSLSGFCMTKLDVLDGLKEVKICVGYRMPDGREVTTTPLAAEGWEGIEPIYETLPGWSESTFGAKSVDALPQAARDYIKRVEELTGVPVDIISTGPDRSETMILRHPFDA